A single genomic interval of Spinacia oleracea cultivar Varoflay chromosome 6, BTI_SOV_V1, whole genome shotgun sequence harbors:
- the LOC110776214 gene encoding uncharacterized protein isoform X2, producing MAAALECWSGRTSTEEDTVEQVLMRSHDRSEGSPEASTAAKDSSSASSSAMQKRFQRLSRNVSEAIASLKNSLNLDSPRDPPPSKIDGHRKIVWGSVVRSLTQLYPGSQLPEKLVSNIRKHYDSMPLSYAQAGFDMKDVFVHIRLIEQACAEDQPAVLIQEISENEVQGVVYKITFACNSSISWPAVSGALENGSMCCKKIQIFERKSSTLGILHILVQSGQEKCFKIRIENALKSASKKPKISNRKLPFGLCGCQEENGRGRDFGEIEEEEFGDQNYRNSVERSSEKIELSMPLSTSSIVVSVDEWQTVRAGGDEIGKWLLSSESVEFGDQIGPSSFKGVYKGKRVAIEKLKGCDKGNIYDFVLRKDLLELMTCGHKNVVPFYGVCVDEIHGLCVVTRFMEGGSVHDLMLKHKKLQIKDVMRIAIDVTEGMKFMNDHGVAYRDLNTQRILLDRQGNAYLGDVGIVTACKSIGEAMEYETDGYRWLAPEIIAADPESVSETWMSNVYSFGMIVWEMVTGEAAYSAYSPVQAAVGIAACGLRPEIPKDCPQVLKSLMINCWNNCPSKRPQFSEILSVLLRPNNNSTLNNRLIPSLS from the exons AGTCTTAATGAGGTCCCACGACAGATCGGAGGGCTCTCCAGAAGCTTCTACGGCGGCGAAAGACTCTTCCTCGGCGTCGTCGTCGGCGATGCAGAAGCGATTCCAGCGACTGAGTCGGAATGTATCCGAAGCGATCGCCTCCTTAAAGAACTCACTGAATCTTGACTCGCCTCGTGACCCGCCTCCCTCCAAAATCGACGGTCACCGTAAGATTGTTTGGGGCAGCGTTGTTCGTAGTCTAACTCAGCTTTACCCGGGCAGCCAACTGCCCGAGAAACTCGTCTCCAATATTCGCAAACACTACGATTCTATGCCGTTGAG TTATGCGCAAGCGGGGTTTGATATGAAGGATGTATTTGTTCATATACgattgattgaacaagcatgtgcTGAGGATCAACCTGCTGTTTTAATTCAAGAAATTTCTGAGAATGAAGTTCAGGGAGTTGTTTATAAGATTACATTTGCTTGCAATTCATCGATCTCGTGGCCGGCGGTTTCCGGGGCGTTAGAAAACGGGTCAATGTGTTGTAAGAAGATACAGATCTTTGAGAGGAAAAGTTCTACTCTAGGAATCCTTCATATTTTAGTGCAAAGTGGGCAGGAAAAGTGTTTTAAGATTCGTATAGAGAATGCGTTGAAATCGGCTTCTAAGAAACCAAAAATTAGTAATAGGAAGCTCCCGTTTGGGCTTTGTGGGTGTCAGGAGGAGAATGGGAGAGGGAGGGATTTTGGGGAGATAGAGGAGGAGGAGTTTGGGGATCAGAATTATAGGAACAGTGTTGAGCGTTCGAGTGAGAAGATTGAACTTTCGATGCCTTTGTCGACTTCTTCGATTGTGGTATCTGTTGATGAATGGCAGACTGTGAGGGCAGGTGGAGATGAGATTGGGAAATGGTTGTTGAGTTCTGAGAGTGTTGAGTTTGGTGATCAGATAGGACCGAGTTCTTTTAAGGGGGTTTACAAGGGTAAGAGGGTTGCTATTGAAAAACTAAAAGGGTGTGATAAGGGGAATATCTATGACTTTGTGCTCCGGAAAGATTTATTAGAGCTTATGACTTGCGGGCATAAGAACGTAGTGCCGTTTTATGGTGTATGTGTAGACGAGATTCATGGGCTTTGTGTTGTTACTAGATTCATGGAAGGGGGGTCGGTACATGACTTGATGTTGAAGCACAAGAAGCTTCAAATTAAGGATGTGATGAGGATTGCTATAGATGTTACAGAGGGTATGAAGTTTATGAATGATCATGGTGTTGCATACCGAGACTTGAACACTCAAAGAATCTTATTGGACCGCCAGGGAAATGCTTATTTAGGGGATGTGGGAATAGTCACTGCGTGCAAGAGCATTGGTGAGGCAATGGAATACGAGACTGATGGTTACCGGTGGCTTGCTCCTGAG ATCATTGCAGCTGATCCGGAAAGTGTAAGCGAGACGTGGATGAGTAATGTATACAGTTTCGGAATGATAGTTTGGGAAATGGTGACCGGTGAGGCTGCCTACTCTGCATACTCACCTGTCCAGGCAGCTGTTGGAATTGCTGCTTGTGGTCTTAGACCTGAGATCCCTAAAGACTGCCCTCAAGTCTTGAAATCTCTCATGATTAACTGCTGGAATAATTGCCCATCAAAGCGGCCTCAATTTTCTGAAATACTCTCTGTATTACTACGGCCTAACAACAATAGTACCTTAAACAACAG GTTGATACCCAGTCTCTCCTGA
- the LOC110776214 gene encoding uncharacterized protein isoform X1, whose protein sequence is MAAALECWSGRTSTEEDTVEQVLMRSHDRSEGSPEASTAAKDSSSASSSAMQKRFQRLSRNVSEAIASLKNSLNLDSPRDPPPSKIDGHRKIVWGSVVRSLTQLYPGSQLPEKLVSNIRKHYDSMPLSYAQAGFDMKDVFVHIRLIEQACAEDQPAVLIQEISENEVQGVVYKITFACNSSISWPAVSGALENGSMCCKKIQIFERKSSTLGILHILVQSGQEKCFKIRIENALKSASKKPKISNRKLPFGLCGCQEENGRGRDFGEIEEEEFGDQNYRNSVERSSEKIELSMPLSTSSIVVSVDEWQTVRAGGDEIGKWLLSSESVEFGDQIGPSSFKGVYKGKRVAIEKLKGCDKGNIYDFVLRKDLLELMTCGHKNVVPFYGVCVDEIHGLCVVTRFMEGGSVHDLMLKHKKLQIKDVMRIAIDVTEGMKFMNDHGVAYRDLNTQRILLDRQGNAYLGDVGIVTACKSIGEAMEYETDGYRWLAPEIIAADPESVSETWMSNVYSFGMIVWEMVTGEAAYSAYSPVQAAVGIAACGLRPEIPKDCPQVLKSLMINCWNNCPSKRPQFSEILSVLLRPNNNSTLNNSFDTLQAMFGCLT, encoded by the exons AGTCTTAATGAGGTCCCACGACAGATCGGAGGGCTCTCCAGAAGCTTCTACGGCGGCGAAAGACTCTTCCTCGGCGTCGTCGTCGGCGATGCAGAAGCGATTCCAGCGACTGAGTCGGAATGTATCCGAAGCGATCGCCTCCTTAAAGAACTCACTGAATCTTGACTCGCCTCGTGACCCGCCTCCCTCCAAAATCGACGGTCACCGTAAGATTGTTTGGGGCAGCGTTGTTCGTAGTCTAACTCAGCTTTACCCGGGCAGCCAACTGCCCGAGAAACTCGTCTCCAATATTCGCAAACACTACGATTCTATGCCGTTGAG TTATGCGCAAGCGGGGTTTGATATGAAGGATGTATTTGTTCATATACgattgattgaacaagcatgtgcTGAGGATCAACCTGCTGTTTTAATTCAAGAAATTTCTGAGAATGAAGTTCAGGGAGTTGTTTATAAGATTACATTTGCTTGCAATTCATCGATCTCGTGGCCGGCGGTTTCCGGGGCGTTAGAAAACGGGTCAATGTGTTGTAAGAAGATACAGATCTTTGAGAGGAAAAGTTCTACTCTAGGAATCCTTCATATTTTAGTGCAAAGTGGGCAGGAAAAGTGTTTTAAGATTCGTATAGAGAATGCGTTGAAATCGGCTTCTAAGAAACCAAAAATTAGTAATAGGAAGCTCCCGTTTGGGCTTTGTGGGTGTCAGGAGGAGAATGGGAGAGGGAGGGATTTTGGGGAGATAGAGGAGGAGGAGTTTGGGGATCAGAATTATAGGAACAGTGTTGAGCGTTCGAGTGAGAAGATTGAACTTTCGATGCCTTTGTCGACTTCTTCGATTGTGGTATCTGTTGATGAATGGCAGACTGTGAGGGCAGGTGGAGATGAGATTGGGAAATGGTTGTTGAGTTCTGAGAGTGTTGAGTTTGGTGATCAGATAGGACCGAGTTCTTTTAAGGGGGTTTACAAGGGTAAGAGGGTTGCTATTGAAAAACTAAAAGGGTGTGATAAGGGGAATATCTATGACTTTGTGCTCCGGAAAGATTTATTAGAGCTTATGACTTGCGGGCATAAGAACGTAGTGCCGTTTTATGGTGTATGTGTAGACGAGATTCATGGGCTTTGTGTTGTTACTAGATTCATGGAAGGGGGGTCGGTACATGACTTGATGTTGAAGCACAAGAAGCTTCAAATTAAGGATGTGATGAGGATTGCTATAGATGTTACAGAGGGTATGAAGTTTATGAATGATCATGGTGTTGCATACCGAGACTTGAACACTCAAAGAATCTTATTGGACCGCCAGGGAAATGCTTATTTAGGGGATGTGGGAATAGTCACTGCGTGCAAGAGCATTGGTGAGGCAATGGAATACGAGACTGATGGTTACCGGTGGCTTGCTCCTGAG ATCATTGCAGCTGATCCGGAAAGTGTAAGCGAGACGTGGATGAGTAATGTATACAGTTTCGGAATGATAGTTTGGGAAATGGTGACCGGTGAGGCTGCCTACTCTGCATACTCACCTGTCCAGGCAGCTGTTGGAATTGCTGCTTGTGGTCTTAGACCTGAGATCCCTAAAGACTGCCCTCAAGTCTTGAAATCTCTCATGATTAACTGCTGGAATAATTGCCCATCAAAGCGGCCTCAATTTTCTGAAATACTCTCTGTATTACTACGGCCTAACAACAATAGTACCTTAAACAACAG TTTTGATACTCTCCAGGCTATGTTTGGCTGTTTAACTTAA